The Candida orthopsilosis Co 90-125, chromosome 7 draft sequence genome has a window encoding:
- a CDS encoding Chs2 chitin synthase: MSYHRTNGDSNHLHPDYNNNNTSSNLYRMPSDDYDEDDNSSLEFLDHNVSHMSNTPLTQGVYTNHHNNISSHSMNFNEPAPPPIYHQNLSTASLHHDSYYNQPIFNAPPQVQGDPFQEDYEMQYQGYNSNYNHAFVPHVYSDEDQEEREFDQRIQYNQFEGDHYDLATASYVVDDDAQPEFVPVGNLIDEEDEVVPDSPFGDNNLDDFQQPPEQEEVRAKKPIRASGINGHLVLDCPVAGELLSKFPDYNPDEKDGGLSREFAFMRYTAVTCGPSNFYRDAYILRPVHYPIPRQTEMMIVITMYNEDDVLLGRTLKGVFKNIKYLESKSRSSTWGKDSWKKIVVCIVSDGRTKINERAQALLAGLGVYQEGLAKSRVDDKKVQAHMYEYTTRVGISSVSDDVVKLTTEKIVPVQMLFCLKETNAKKINSHRWCFQAIGQVLDPKIVVLLDCGTQPTGKSLYKLWKEFDNDHRVAGACGEIIASLKKRQMITNPLVYGQNFEYKISNILDKPTESSFGFISVLPGAFSAYRNIALQNDINGRGPLEKYFKGEFLHSSGELDPQDDEYEMKRTLLKEEAGIFTSNMYLAEDRILCFELVAKQGCNWVLRYCKSARAETDVPERLAEFILQRRRWLNGSFFAAIYSLVHFFKVWKSSHSISRKIMLHVEFFYQLINLIVSWFSIGSYFLVFRILTTSLSNSDLNFAPGNVLSVIFLWLYLASIVTTFVLSFGNKPKGTERFYIVIVIFFAILMAYMIFAAIFLAVHSIQQIYEEKSFSVSLFFENAQFRDLIVATASTYALYFLASFLYFEPWHMFTSFIQYLLLSPSYINVLNIYAFCNIDDVSWGTKGDVGGKSLGEAKLREDGTFDVSVPILKEEINQSYLNQLEKIRDPAPPPEKQVEVNTEDYYAFIRSMTVLIWMISNFVIIAVVLETGGFNQLDGSESDGTDTTTKTTRSEVFLTVILWTVAFMALFRFIGCIYYLISRLGRRMRRSEHATK, translated from the coding sequence ATGAGTTATCATAGAACTAATGGTGATTCAAACCACTTACACCCTgattacaacaacaacaacactaGTTCAAATCTATATAGAATGCCATCagatgattatgatgaagatgataatCTGTCATTGGAATTTTTAGATCATAATGTGAGCCATATGAGTAATACACCCTTAACTCAAGGTGTTTATACTAATCATCACAATAATATATCTTCGCATTCGATGAATTTTAATGAACCAGCACCGCCTCCTATATACCATCAAAATCTATCAACTGCTTCATTACATCATGACAGCTATTACAATCAACCTATTTTCAATGCTCCGCCACAAGTACAAGGAGATCCATTTCAGGAAGACTATGAGATGCAATACCAGGGGTATAATAGTAATTATAATCATGCATTTGTGCCTCATGTATATTCTGATGAGGACCAAGAGGAAAGAGAGTTTGATCAAAGaatacaatacaatcaatttgaaggTGACCATTATGACTTAGCTACTGCCAGttatgttgttgatgatgatgcgCAGCCTGAGTTTGTTCCTGTTGGGAATcttattgatgaagaagatgaagtgGTCCCTGATAGTCCATTTGGTGATAACaatcttgatgattttCAACAGCCACCCGAACAAGAAGAGGTTAGAGCTAAAAAACCAATTAGAGCATCCGGTATCAATGGTCATTTAGTACTTGATTGTCCAGTTGCTGGTGAATTGTTGTCCAAGTTTCCCGATTACAACCCCGATGAGAAAGATGGAGGGTTATCTAGAGAATTTGCATTTATGAGATATACTGCGGTTACGTGTGGTCCATCAAATTTTTATCGTGATGCATATATATTAAGGCCGGTGCATTATCCTATTCCAAGACAAACTGAGATGATGATTGTAATTACCATgtataatgaagatgatgtaTTGTTAGGAAGAACTTTAAAAggagttttcaaaaatatcaaatatcttgaatcaaaatcacGATCTTCAACTTGGGGTAAAGATTCATGGAAgaagattgttgtttgtattgttaGTGATGGAAGAACCAAAATTAACGAACGTGCACAAGCATTATTGGCAGGATTGGGTGTTTATCAAGAAGGATTGGCCAAAAGTagagttgatgataaaaaaGTACAAGCTCATATGTATGAATATACTACTAGAGTGGGGATCAGTTCAGTTTCTGATGATGTTGTCAAGCTCACTACGGAAAAAATTGTCCCTGTACAAATgcttttttgtttaaagGAAACCAATGCTAAAAAGATTAATTCTCATCGTTGGTGTTTCCAAGCAATTGGTCAAGTGTTGGACCCtaaaattgttgtattgCTAGATTGTGGTACTCAACCAACAGGTAAATCTCTTTACAAACTATGgaaagaatttgataatgatcATCGAGTTGCAGGTGCATGTGGAGAAATCATTGCCTcgttgaaaaaaagacaaatgATTACAAACCCTTTGGTTTATGGACAAAACtttgaatacaaaatcTCAAATATCTTGGATAAACCAACTGAATCTTCATTTGGTTTCATATCAGTATTGCCAGGTGCTTTCTCAGCATATAGAAATATTGCATTACAAAATGATATCAATGGTAGAGGTCCATTGgaaaaatatttcaagGGGGAATTCTTACATTCTTCGGGTGAGTTGGATCCtcaagatgatgaatatgaaaTGAAACGGACTTTACTCAAGGAAGAAGCAGGGATTTTTACATCGAATATGTATCTTGCAGAAGATCGAATCTTGTGTTTTGAATTGGTGGCGAAACAAGGGTGTAATTGGGTTTTGCGATATTGTAAATCGGCAAGAGCTGAAACTGATGTTCCAGAAAGATTAGCTGAATTTATCttacaaagaagaagatggtTAAATGGATCGTTCTTTGCTGCCATTTATTCCCTTGTtcattttttcaaagtttggaaaagttCTCATTCTATTAGTCGCAAGATTATGTTAcatgttgaatttttttatcaattgattaatttaATTGTGTCTTGGTTTTCCATTGGATCTTATTTCCTTGTGTTTCGAATCTTGACCACTTCGTTATCCAACTCcgatttgaattttgctCCTGGTAATGTGTTGTCAGTGATTTTCCTTTGGTTGTATTTGGCATCAATTGTAACAACATTTGTCCTCAGTTTTGGTAATAAACCAAAGGGGACTGAACGATTCtatattgttattgttattttCTTTGCAATATTGATGGCATATATGATTTTTGCGGCAATTTTCCTTGCtgttcattcaattcaacaaatttatgaagaaaaaagcTTTTCGGTGctgttgttttttgaaaatgctCAGTTTAGAGATTTGATAGTGGCTACAGCATCAACTTACGCCCTATACTTTCTTGCATCATTCTTGTACTTTGAACCATGGCATATGTTTACTTCCTTCATTCAATACTTGCTCCTTTCGCCATCCTACATCAATGTTCTCAACATTTATGCATTTTGtaatattgatgatgtttcCTGGGGTACCAAGGGAGATGTTGGAGGTAAGTCATTGGGTGAAGCTAAATTACGTGAAGATGGTACATTTGATGTGAGTGTGCCCATTCTCAAGGAAGAAATTAATCAATCTTACTTGaaccaattggaaaaaatcAGAGACccagcaccaccaccagaaAAACAAGTTGAGGTCAATACTGAAGATTATTATGCCTTCATTAGGTCAATGACAGTATTAATTTGGatgatttccaattttgtcaTTATTGCCGTGGTCCTAGAGACGGGAGgtttcaatcaattggatgGTTCAGAAAGTGATGGAACTGATACCACAACAAAGACTACTCGACTGGAGGTTTTCTTGACGGTGATCTTATGGACGGTTGCTTTCATGGCGTTGTTTCGGTTTATTGGATGtatttattatttgattAGTCGATTAGGAAGAAGAATGAGACGCAGCGAACACGCTACTAAATAG
- a CDS encoding cystathionine gamma-synthase has translation MSHFSTKSIHGGDHVKPTNDVISPIHITTTYSYSSNPDELIPGGLTDPTTLVYSRENHPNAAQIEAIVEAITGYPTVVYNSGLSAFNGLVTHVNPKTVAIGQAYHGCHGIVDIWKRNYGTKEIDIDDEDFSSVGSGDLVHLETPVNPYGTYFDITKYAKRAHGQGALLSVDATFAPPPLLNPFEFGADIVMHSATKFFGGHSDLLAGLLLVKDQATKEKLLLDRLVLGTNIANLESSLLVRSLRTFELRVARQAKSAETIVKFLNQHKSKFPQLDKLYHGSLQTDAFIAKQYPNGHTPVFSIELDTEQYAKSFPSKLKLFHHATSLGGAESLIEWRAMSDDHISKKLLRLSIGLEDPRDLLIDLVTGLTQDGGNDADLLVEEVKKLNL, from the coding sequence ATGTcccatttttcaacaaaatcgaTCCATGGTGGTGATCACGTCAAACCAACCAACGACGTCATTTCACCCATTCACATCACTACAACCTACAGTTATTCATCCAACCCCGATGAACTCATCCCCGGTGGATTGACTGACCCAACTACACTTGTATATTCGCGTGAAAACCACCCAAATGCTGCTCAAATTGAAGCCATAGTTGAAGCTATCACGGGGTATCCCACTGTCGTTTACAATTCGGGCTTGTCGGCATTTAATGGATTGGTAACGCATGTGAATCCCAAGACTGTTGCTATTGGACAAGCCTATCATGGATGCCATGGAATCGTTGATATTTGGAAACGGAATTAtggaacaaaagaaattgatattgatgatgaagatttctCTAGTGTTGGGTCTGGTGATTTGGTTCATTTGGAAACTCCCGTCAATCCATATGGTACTTATTTTGATATCACGAAATATGCCAAAAGAGCCCATGGCCAAGGTGCTTTGTTGTCTGTTGATGCCACATTTGCTCCACCACCTTTATTAAAcccatttgaatttggtgCTGATATCGTTATGCATTCAGCAACGAAATTTTTTGGAGGTCATTCTGATTTATTAGCTGGGTTATTGCTCGTTAAAGATCAAGCTACTAAAGAAAAATTACTTTTGGATCGATTAGTCCTCGGTACAAACATTGCCAATTTAGAAAGTTCTTTGTTAGTTAGAAGTTTAAGAACATTTGAATTACGTGTGGCAAGACAAGCTAAAAGTGCAGAAACTATAGTCAAGTTCCTCAATCAACACAAGTCCAAATTCCCTCAATTAGATAAGCTTTATCATGGATCATTACAAACTGATGCATTTATCGCTAAGCAATACCCCAATGGCCATACCCCGGTTTTTTCGATTGAGTTGGATACTGAACAATACGCAAAATCATTTCCttcgaaattgaaattgtttcatcatGCAACTAGTTTAGGTGGTGCTGAAAGTTTAATTGAATGGAGAGCAATGAGTGATGATCATATCAgtaaaaaattgttgcgATTGTCTATTGGATTGGAAGATCCTCgtgatttgttgattgatttggttaCCGGGTTGACTCAAGATGGCGGAAATGATGCTGATTTATTAGTCGAAGAAGttaaaaaattgaatttataG
- a CDS encoding cation conductance protein, producing MQNTNDSTTVGDTHSTDSFDPTTYKQKMNTISEEPTVKPEMVLKNFAKSYETPPPGGYQRFIAGLGSCFGQCGMFCFLCENPYKEVDQGEVGLVQTFGRLSRTVEPGLSYVNTWSERLTRVSIKINIREIPAQKCLTRDNVSVVITSVVYYNIIDPMKAIFSIQNIDNAIIERTQTTMRDVIGGRVLQDVVEKREEIAESIEQIIAKTAFDWGVNIESILIKDLTLPDKVQASLSMAAEAKRIGEGKIINAKAEVESAKLMRKAADILASKPAMQIRYLDALQNMAKSPGTRVIFMPSAQEVEKMAGSNIGDVYVDKGKGKLQDLEEDTDWAGSDHERVASPQRNIPVGINNNRHIADTVALQEAMHQ from the coding sequence ATGCAAAACACCAACGATTCTACAACTGTGGGTGATACCCATTCTACTGATTCCTTTGATCCAACTACttacaaacaaaaaatgaATACAATTTCGGAAGAACCAACAGTCAAGCCTGAAATGGTTTTAAAGAACTTTGCAAAGTCGTATGAAACACCCCCACCAGGTGGTTATCAAAGATTTATTGCTGGTTTAGGTTCGTGTTTTGGTCAATGTGGTATGTTTTGCTTTTTATGTGAAAATCCATACAAAGAGGTTGATCAAGGTGAGGTTGGTTTAGTGCAAACTTTTGGTAGGTTATCAAGGACAGTTGAGCCAGGTTTGAGTTATGTCAATACATGGAGTGAAAGATTGACCAGAGTTTCGATCAAGATCAATATTCGTGAAATCCCAGCTCAGAAATGTTTGACAAGAGATAATGTCTCGGTTGTTATTACATCGGTGGTTTACTACAACATCATCGACCCAATGAAGGCTATTTTTTCCATTCAAAACATTGACAATGCTATTATTGAGAGAACACAAACCACCATGAGAGATGTTATTGGTGGTAGAGTTTTGCAAGacgttgttgaaaagagggaagaaattgctgaatcaattgagcaAATTATTGCCAAGACTGCATTTGACTGGGGTGTCAATATCGAGTCCATTTTGATTAAGGACTTGACTTTACCAGACAAGGTTCAAGCTTCCTTATCTATGGCTGCTGAGGCCAAGAGAATTGGTGAAGgtaaaatcatcaatgcCAAGGCTGAAGTTGAAAGTGCCAAATTAATGAGAAAAGCTGCCGATATCTTGGCTTCTAAACCAGCTATGCAAATTAGATACTTGGACGCTTTACAAAATATGGCCAAATCACCAGGTACGAGAGTTATTTTCATGCCTTCAGCACAAGAAGTCGAGAAAATGGCAGGATCAAACATTGGTGATGTGTATGTTGACAAAGGTAAAGGAAAACTTCAAGATTTGGAGGAAGATACTGACTGGGCTGGATCCGATCATGAAAGAGTTGCTTCCCCCCAACGAAACATCCCGGTGGgaataaacaacaacaggCACATTGCCGATACTGTTGCTTTACAAGAAGCTATGCACCAATAA
- a CDS encoding Sli1 protein: MLHSSLLLPIYALLIAAAPFKRGDSNDPKEYLVSPLPGWDELPSDYARPIQYAGQLELFAENNTDYFFWKIVDSEKIPENKNRTTFWLQGGPGCSSLEAVFSENGPFKLNEQRQITVNEASWHKVSDMVYVDQPPMVGYSDGELIRNLY; encoded by the coding sequence ATGCTTCATTCAAGTCTACTTCTACCAATATATGCATTACTAATTGCGGCCGCCCCATTCAAAAGGGGAGACTCAAATGACCCAAAAGAATACTTAGTTTCACCATTACCAGGTTGGGATGAATTACCTTCAGATTATGCAAGGCCAATTCAGTACGCTGGACAATTAGAACTATTTGCTGAAAATAATACCGACTACTTTTTCTGGAAGATTGTTGATTCTGAAAAGATCCCAGAGAACAAAAATCGTACAACCTTTTGGCTTCAAGGGGGTCCTGGTTGCTCATCACTCGAGGCTGTATTTTCCGAAAATGGTCCATTCAAGTTGAACGAACAAAGACAAATCACCGTCAACGAAGCTTCATGGCATAAAGTCTCCGATATGGTGTATGTTGATCAACCTCCAATGGTTGGATACAGTGATGGTGAATTGATCCGTAACTTGTACTAA
- a CDS encoding Sli1 protein (S. cerevisiae homolog SLI1 has N-acetyltransferase activity, has role in response to drug and localizes to plasma membrane, nuclear envelope) — protein MTQDLRAPSFMERYQLCRVDNKYYPNFNVTVKYASSINSTVLAHAVHNIIVKNPLLGCNYFRTTEGDDHNDYRNYSIRPINIKFDDLISVRSEPEETYINDEFFTDLNKIHFDINETKPLWKVILNGSYVTIVCSHIYFDGNSGCFFHKDLLEELKELESIEDSLVPLEYIVKAAEITSVPPPVDATTTLYSLPIWQTVKNVFKLVVAPAWFKPPTKLPLFKTTPIVVDQINHFKVIHIDPTTLKSILAHVKSLNTTLTPWLIAITFSSFSKLHPNNSFDATIPLNGRRYTPADKYQVVVAESTVTLDPPFDIESTTSAIKTQLSAELESRDPFNRVALLKYVNIGNFADQRIGTHARHTMEISNVGKLPVPQCWFSQGCGFSAHLQLNVASSEDGMDIVFAYVDEVKKDFEEFINNFHKEIDNITHTAT, from the coding sequence ATGACTCAAGACTTACGAGCACCTTCGTTCATGGAACGGTATCAATTATGTCGTGTTGATAACAAGTACTACCCGAATTTCAACGTCACCGTCAAATATGCATcgtcaatcaattcaacagTGTTGGCGCATGCGGTACATAACATCATTGTAAAGAATCCGCTTCTTGGATGCAACTATTTTAGAACCACCGAAGGCGATGATCATAATGATTACAGAAACTATTCCATTCGTCCTATAAATATCaagtttgatgatttaatttCAGTACGATCAGAGCCAGAGGAAACTTatatcaatgatgaattttttaccgatttgaacaagatcCATTTCGATATAAATGAAACCAAACCGTTGTGGAAAGTGATACTTAATGGATCTTATGTGACAATTGTATGTTCACATATCTATTTCGATGGTAATAGTGGTTGTTTCTTTCATAAGGATTTActtgaagagttgaagGAGTTAGAAAGTATTGAGGATCTGTTAGTGCCATTGGAATACATTGTGAAAGCTGCTGAAATTACTTCAGTGCCACCACCAGTTGacgcaacaacaactttgtaTTCATTACCCATTTGGCAAACTGTTAAGaatgtattcaaattggtggTAGCTCCAGCATGGTTCAAGCCACCTACAAAGTTACCTTTATTTAAAACCACACCGATTGTCGTTGATCAAATTAATCATTTTAAGGTTATTCACATAGACCCAACTACGCTCAAGTCAATATTAGCTCACGTCAAGTCATTAAACACAACATTGACACCATGGTTGATTGCAATTACATTTAGCCTGTTTCTGAAACTACACCCAAACAATTCCTTTGATGCTACTATCCCATTAAATGGGCGTAGGTATACCCCAGCCGACAAGTATCAAGTCGTTGTTGCTGAATCAACGGTTACACTTGATCCACCATTCGATATAGAATCAACAACGTCAGCTATAAAGACTCAATTATCAGCAGAATTGGAATCGCGTGATCCATTCAACCGTGTTGCATTACTTAAATATGTCAATATAGGTAATTTTGCCGACCAGAGAATTGGAACTCATGCAAGACATACCATGGAAATTAGTAATGTTGGTAAATTACCGGTACCTCAATGCTGGTTTAGTCAAGGATGTGGGTTTTCAGCacatttgcaattgaatgTAGCTAGTAGTGAAGATGGTATGGATATTGTGTTTGCATACGTTGATGAGGTCAAGAaggattttgaagaattcaTAAACAACTTTCataaagaaattgacaatattACGCATACGGCTACGTGA